One Acidobacteriaceae bacterium genomic region harbors:
- the ribD gene encoding bifunctional diaminohydroxyphosphoribosylaminopyrimidine deaminase/5-amino-6-(5-phosphoribosylamino)uracil reductase RibD has protein sequence MRLLPADERGLRRALELAGDAAPFASPNPTVGCVLMRPETATVLGEGAHFYDNFDHAEIAALKQARAAGHDLHGATAYVTLEPCVHHGRTGPCSDALIAAGITRCVVATFDPNPLVRGKGLARLSAAGVEVVVLPADTEFAQRARRLNDAFAFAIQHERPFVTLKAALSVDGKIAPAAEQRRGVGPVWLTGPAARADVQRLRHASDAILTGIGTVLADDPELTDRTGLPRRRPLLRVVLDPELRIPLQSKLVRSAAERRKDLLVMCDEVASEERAAELRGLGVEIHRLPRRDGRLDLRVALDVLNEHHIRSVLTEAGAALNGSLLREGLADRLVLYFAEQELGASGLPFAEGTSPYLVQQQMSGVERRTFASAMSEDVRISGYLHDPWGGM, from the coding sequence ATGCGTCTCCTGCCGGCAGATGAACGTGGACTACGACGCGCACTAGAGCTCGCCGGCGACGCTGCTCCCTTTGCCTCACCCAATCCGACAGTTGGCTGCGTTCTTATGCGGCCGGAGACGGCGACCGTTCTCGGCGAAGGCGCGCACTTCTATGACAACTTCGACCATGCTGAAATTGCTGCGCTGAAACAGGCGCGCGCGGCGGGTCATGATCTGCACGGAGCGACGGCCTACGTGACGCTGGAGCCTTGTGTTCATCATGGCCGCACGGGGCCGTGCTCGGATGCGCTGATTGCTGCGGGGATTACGCGGTGCGTTGTGGCGACGTTTGATCCGAACCCGCTGGTTCGAGGGAAGGGATTGGCGCGGCTGAGCGCGGCGGGCGTTGAAGTTGTGGTCCTTCCGGCGGACACGGAGTTTGCACAGCGCGCGCGACGATTGAACGATGCGTTTGCGTTTGCCATCCAGCATGAGCGGCCGTTCGTCACGCTGAAGGCTGCGTTATCGGTGGATGGGAAGATAGCGCCGGCGGCTGAGCAGCGGAGGGGTGTGGGGCCGGTGTGGCTGACGGGGCCGGCTGCGCGGGCGGATGTGCAGCGGCTGCGGCATGCGTCGGATGCGATTTTGACGGGCATTGGAACGGTGCTGGCGGATGATCCGGAGCTGACGGACCGGACAGGGCTGCCGCGGCGACGGCCTCTGCTGCGCGTTGTGCTGGATCCCGAGTTGCGGATTCCGTTGCAGTCGAAGCTGGTGCGCTCGGCGGCGGAGCGGCGCAAAGACCTGCTGGTGATGTGCGATGAAGTGGCTTCTGAAGAGCGCGCGGCAGAACTGCGGGGATTGGGCGTAGAGATTCACCGGTTGCCACGCCGCGACGGACGGCTGGATTTGCGGGTCGCGCTGGATGTGTTGAACGAGCACCACATCAGGAGTGTGCTGACGGAGGCTGGAGCTGCGCTGAACGGGAGTTTGTTGCGCGAGGGGTTAGCCGACAGGCTGGTGCTTTATTTTGCGGAGCAGGAACTGGGTGCGTCGGGGCTGCCGTTTGCGGAGGGTACGTCGCCGTACCTGGTCCAGCAGCAGATGAGTGGAGTGGAACGCAGGACGTTTGCGAGTGCGATGAGCGAGGATGTGCGGATCAGTGGGTATCTGCACGATCCGTGGGGTGGGATGTGA
- a CDS encoding endonuclease/exonuclease/phosphatase family protein: MDLRTPAMTPSARLRIATYNIHKCRGLDGRTSPARIISVLEPLDADILCLQEVVNAPGTRLYDQAGEISRALAAYIPCFGANRPLHGGTYGNLTLSRLPIRTSHNHDLTSRREERGALQTDIELGPHLLHLFNVHLGTGLYERRRQARVLLGEKILGHPELKPPRLVVGDLNEWTRGLTTRLLRNSFQTFSPRHTLRVPATFPGLLPLVTLDHCYYEAPLELIESHLVRTPTALVASDHLPLVADFTLTSHPTDRADTH, encoded by the coding sequence ATGGATCTTCGAACGCCAGCAATGACGCCTTCCGCCCGCTTGCGTATAGCCACCTACAACATCCACAAGTGCCGCGGCCTCGACGGCCGCACCTCGCCCGCGCGCATCATCTCTGTCCTCGAGCCCCTCGACGCCGACATCCTCTGCCTGCAGGAGGTCGTCAACGCACCCGGCACTCGTCTGTACGACCAGGCCGGCGAAATCTCTCGCGCTCTGGCCGCCTACATCCCCTGCTTCGGCGCCAATCGCCCGCTCCACGGCGGCACCTACGGCAATCTCACGCTCTCGCGCCTGCCCATCCGCACCTCGCACAACCACGACCTCACCTCACGCCGTGAAGAGCGTGGCGCGCTTCAAACCGACATCGAGCTCGGTCCACATCTCCTGCACCTCTTCAATGTTCACCTCGGCACAGGTCTCTACGAACGCCGCCGCCAGGCCCGCGTTCTTCTCGGCGAAAAAATCCTTGGCCACCCGGAGCTCAAACCACCGCGCCTCGTCGTCGGCGACTTGAACGAGTGGACCCGCGGCCTCACCACGCGCCTTCTACGCAACAGCTTTCAGACCTTCAGCCCGCGCCACACGCTTCGAGTGCCCGCAACCTTCCCCGGCCTGCTCCCACTCGTCACACTCGACCACTGCTACTACGAAGCGCCCCTCGAGCTCATCGAATCCCACCTCGTCCGCACGCCCACCGCGCTCGTCGCCTCCGACCACCTTCCGCTCGTCGCCGACTTCACGCTCACATCCCACCCCACGGATCGTGCAGATACCCACTGA
- a CDS encoding phospholipase D-like domain-containing protein: MICALLMAVTVPTWVAAFGVIALILIAAYMLAGIFGPSPSYEIVGRDDLPTNDSDDFLRLLESMADAPVNRTGHFEVLANGPVFYPAALDAIRNARHSVSLEAYIFQRSEIGKLYLDALTERARAGVRVNVILDSFGSAGVSKRYFQPLLDARGRVAFYNAPTWYRLLQLDNRTHRELLIVDGQVGFIGGAGIADQWYKGAGKNPRWRDTMLRVEGGAVPNLQATFAENWLAVTGELLAGKAWFPEISCPDPTAALVVNSTPTIGGSTRARVLFQLLLASARRSITITTPYFLPDKSLTRELCRAIEDRHVKIRILVPGHKSDHMLTRSTSRGGYGPLLKSGAEVYEYSPAMIHAKILVIDELCTVVGSTNFDNRSFGLNDEVNLAVRDAKLAQRMEADFAHDLLDSRRITLDEWRHRPVTERAPELLGWIFERQQ; this comes from the coding sequence GTGATCTGTGCTCTTCTCATGGCCGTCACCGTTCCCACCTGGGTGGCCGCCTTCGGTGTCATCGCGCTTATCCTCATCGCCGCCTACATGCTTGCCGGAATCTTCGGCCCGTCGCCCAGTTACGAGATCGTCGGGCGCGACGATCTTCCCACCAACGATTCCGACGATTTCCTTCGACTCCTGGAATCCATGGCGGACGCGCCCGTCAACCGCACTGGACATTTCGAAGTCCTCGCCAACGGTCCCGTCTTCTATCCCGCTGCGCTCGACGCCATTCGCAACGCCCGCCATAGTGTCAGCCTCGAAGCCTACATCTTCCAGCGCAGCGAGATCGGCAAGCTCTACCTCGACGCACTCACCGAACGCGCCCGCGCCGGCGTTCGCGTCAACGTAATCCTCGATTCCTTTGGCAGCGCCGGCGTCAGCAAGCGCTATTTCCAGCCACTTCTCGACGCACGCGGCCGCGTCGCGTTCTACAACGCACCTACCTGGTATCGCCTACTCCAGCTCGACAACCGCACCCACCGCGAGCTCCTCATCGTCGACGGCCAAGTCGGCTTCATCGGCGGCGCCGGCATCGCCGATCAGTGGTACAAGGGCGCCGGCAAAAATCCGCGCTGGCGCGACACCATGCTGCGCGTCGAAGGCGGCGCCGTTCCCAACCTCCAGGCCACCTTCGCCGAAAACTGGCTGGCTGTCACCGGCGAACTCCTCGCGGGCAAAGCCTGGTTCCCCGAAATTTCCTGCCCCGATCCAACCGCCGCACTCGTCGTCAACTCAACCCCGACCATCGGCGGCTCCACGCGCGCCCGCGTGCTCTTTCAGCTCCTGCTCGCCTCGGCGCGCCGCTCCATCACCATCACCACGCCGTACTTCCTGCCCGACAAGAGCCTCACCCGCGAACTCTGCCGCGCGATCGAAGACCGCCACGTGAAGATCCGCATCCTCGTCCCCGGCCACAAGTCCGACCATATGCTCACGCGCAGCACCAGCCGCGGCGGCTATGGTCCGCTGCTCAAGTCCGGCGCCGAGGTCTACGAGTACTCACCCGCCATGATTCACGCCAAGATCCTCGTCATCGACGAGCTCTGTACCGTCGTCGGCTCCACCAACTTCGATAACCGCTCCTTCGGCCTGAACGACGAGGTCAACCTCGCCGTCCGCGACGCGAAGCTCGCTCAGCGCATGGAAGCCGACTTCGCCCACGACCTCCTCGACAGCCGCCGCATCACACTCGACGAGTGGCGTCACCGTCCCGTAACCGAGCGCGCACCGGAGCTCCTCGGATGGATCTTCGAACGCCAGCAATGA
- a CDS encoding NAD(P)H-dependent glycerol-3-phosphate dehydrogenase: MSRIAILGAGAWGTALAISLARRGGHQLCLWAHSPEHARHLSETGENARYLPGYIIPADVEVTPSLQDSIHDAEIILCVTPSQALRSIMQQIAPQLTPAQILLSASKGIEEKTFLRMSQVITEHTDGNNTIAVIGGPSFAQEVAAAMPTALSIACDDPAVGTRLQNDFSSPSLRVYRNEDLAGTELGGALKNVIALAAGVVAGLELGHNAAAALITRGNAEITRLSIACGGRRETMAGLSGIGDLVLTCSSNMSRNRTVGVELGRGRKLPEILASLNGKVAEGVLSTAAALGLAARYAVEMPITEQMDAILHKDRSPRDAIRELMSRPGRTE, translated from the coding sequence GTGAGCCGCATCGCCATCCTTGGCGCCGGAGCCTGGGGTACGGCGCTTGCCATCTCGCTCGCGCGTCGCGGCGGCCACCAGCTCTGCCTCTGGGCCCACTCGCCCGAACACGCACGCCATCTCTCCGAGACCGGCGAGAACGCCCGCTATCTTCCCGGCTACATCATCCCCGCCGACGTCGAGGTCACGCCCTCACTCCAGGACTCCATCCACGATGCCGAGATCATCCTCTGCGTCACTCCCTCGCAGGCGCTGCGATCCATCATGCAGCAGATCGCGCCGCAGCTCACGCCCGCGCAGATTCTCCTCTCTGCCTCCAAGGGCATCGAAGAAAAAACCTTCCTGCGCATGTCGCAAGTCATCACCGAACATACCGACGGCAATAACACCATCGCCGTCATCGGCGGCCCATCCTTCGCGCAGGAAGTCGCCGCGGCCATGCCCACGGCACTCTCGATTGCCTGTGATGATCCGGCCGTCGGCACGCGTCTGCAGAACGACTTCTCCTCCCCGAGCCTGCGCGTCTATCGCAACGAAGACCTCGCCGGCACGGAGCTCGGAGGCGCGCTCAAGAACGTCATCGCCCTTGCTGCGGGCGTCGTCGCCGGGCTGGAGCTCGGCCACAACGCCGCAGCCGCCCTCATCACCCGGGGCAATGCCGAGATCACGCGCTTGTCAATCGCTTGCGGCGGCCGCCGCGAAACCATGGCCGGTCTATCCGGCATCGGCGACCTCGTCCTCACCTGCTCCAGCAACATGTCGCGCAATCGCACAGTCGGCGTCGAGCTCGGCCGCGGCCGCAAGCTCCCCGAAATTCTCGCCTCATTGAATGGGAAAGTAGCCGAAGGCGTGCTCTCCACCGCTGCCGCCCTGGGCCTCGCCGCACGCTACGCCGTCGAAATGCCCATCACCGAGCAGATGGACGCCATTCTCCACAAGGATCGCAGTCCGCGTGACGCAATCCGCGAGCTCATGAGCCGCCCCGGCCGTACCGAGTAG
- the plsY gene encoding glycerol-3-phosphate 1-O-acyltransferase PlsY: protein MRLWLLTLAIAYLLGSIPFGYLLVRIFRKEDIRATGSGNIGATNVARSGAKGLGILTLLLDLLKAFAAVKIAQHFAPGTPGFPSDLAVAAGIAAVLGHVFPIWLGFKGGKGVASALGVFIALAPLAALCALGVFIVVFAITRYVSLASILAAVMMPVFCLLWMPDRSPVFVGGVIFIALLVIAKHHANIARLMEGKESRFGSKKSSSSEPNKKVRA from the coding sequence ATGCGTCTCTGGCTACTCACTCTCGCCATCGCGTACCTCCTCGGCTCGATCCCCTTCGGCTATCTGCTCGTTCGCATCTTCCGCAAGGAAGACATCCGCGCCACCGGCAGCGGGAACATCGGCGCAACCAACGTCGCACGCTCCGGAGCCAAAGGCCTCGGAATCCTCACGCTGCTGCTCGATCTTCTGAAGGCCTTCGCCGCAGTCAAAATCGCGCAGCACTTCGCGCCCGGAACACCAGGCTTCCCCTCGGACCTCGCAGTTGCCGCCGGCATCGCTGCCGTCCTCGGCCACGTCTTCCCCATCTGGCTCGGCTTCAAAGGTGGCAAAGGAGTCGCCAGCGCCCTCGGCGTGTTCATCGCACTCGCCCCGCTCGCCGCACTGTGCGCGCTGGGCGTCTTCATCGTCGTATTCGCGATCACGCGCTACGTCTCGCTCGCCAGCATCCTCGCGGCGGTCATGATGCCGGTGTTCTGTCTGCTCTGGATGCCCGACCGCTCGCCGGTTTTCGTCGGCGGAGTTATCTTCATCGCGCTGCTCGTCATCGCCAAGCACCACGCCAACATTGCTCGCCTGATGGAAGGCAAGGAGAGCCGCTTCGGCAGCAAGAAATCCTCATCTTCTGAACCAAACAAGAAGGTGCGTGCGTGA
- a CDS encoding competence/damage-inducible protein A, producing the protein MIAEIIAVGSEMLTPHRTDTNSLFLTGGLNDLGVSVAFKTVIGDNRDHLTSAVRIALSRADIVITSGGLGPTEDDITRNCVADALGVELHKDPDTMAALYKRFAERRIPMPPNNEKQAEVIDGAQLLQNRNGSAPGQWLDTTWPGADGQPHRKIVILLPGPPKELKALFTDECIPRLAASLPPRFIAKRVLRMALTPESTVDARTAPIYQKFTDVETTILAGSGEIQLHFACTKPTQEAAEARVNALAELIEHEMGDDIFSSHGESLEEIVLLMLGMRDLKLAVAESVTGGLLSQRLTAIPNASRSFHGGAVVYASEQKTNLCDVPPELIQKHGAVSPEVARALAEGIRKKTECSLGLSLTGLAGPGGGEGPDEGKPVGLVYIGFADGEDTQVKQLNLFGDRDRIRFWSTQHALELIRRTLL; encoded by the coding sequence ATGATCGCTGAAATCATCGCTGTCGGCTCCGAGATGCTGACGCCGCACCGTACCGACACCAACTCCCTCTTCCTCACCGGAGGATTGAACGACCTCGGCGTCTCCGTCGCCTTCAAGACCGTCATCGGCGACAACCGCGACCACCTCACCTCCGCGGTCCGCATCGCGCTCTCGCGCGCCGACATCGTCATCACCTCCGGCGGCCTCGGCCCCACCGAAGACGACATCACGCGCAACTGTGTCGCCGACGCACTCGGTGTCGAGCTCCACAAAGATCCCGACACCATGGCCGCGCTCTACAAGCGTTTCGCCGAACGCCGCATCCCCATGCCGCCCAACAACGAAAAGCAGGCTGAAGTCATCGACGGCGCCCAACTCCTGCAGAACCGCAACGGCAGCGCACCCGGCCAGTGGCTCGACACAACATGGCCCGGAGCGGACGGCCAGCCGCACCGCAAGATCGTCATCCTCCTTCCCGGTCCGCCCAAGGAACTCAAGGCACTCTTCACCGACGAGTGCATCCCGCGCCTCGCCGCTTCACTTCCGCCGCGTTTCATCGCCAAACGCGTGCTTCGCATGGCGCTCACCCCCGAGTCCACCGTCGACGCGCGTACCGCGCCCATCTACCAGAAATTTACCGACGTCGAGACGACCATCCTCGCCGGCTCCGGCGAAATCCAGCTACACTTCGCCTGCACAAAACCCACGCAGGAGGCCGCCGAAGCCCGCGTCAACGCGCTCGCCGAGCTTATCGAGCACGAGATGGGCGACGACATCTTCTCCTCGCACGGCGAATCGCTTGAAGAGATCGTCTTGCTCATGCTCGGCATGCGCGACCTCAAGCTCGCGGTTGCCGAGAGCGTCACCGGCGGCCTGCTCTCCCAACGCCTCACCGCGATCCCAAATGCCTCACGCAGCTTTCACGGCGGCGCCGTTGTCTACGCCAGCGAGCAGAAGACGAACCTCTGCGACGTCCCGCCCGAACTCATCCAGAAGCACGGCGCCGTCAGCCCTGAAGTTGCACGCGCTCTCGCTGAAGGCATCCGCAAGAAGACCGAGTGCTCACTCGGCCTCAGCCTCACCGGCCTCGCCGGCCCCGGAGGCGGCGAAGGCCCCGACGAGGGCAAACCCGTTGGCCTCGTCTACATTGGCTTCGCCGACGGCGAAGACACGCAGGTGAAGCAGCTCAACCTCTTCGGCGATCGCGACCGCATCCGCTTCTGGTCCACGCAACACGCTCTCGAGCTCATCCGCCGCACGCTCTTATAA
- a CDS encoding isocitrate lyase/phosphoenolpyruvate mutase family protein, with protein MATQMEKAKAFRALHERSEAFVIPNPWDAGTARLLAHLGFDALATTSAGYAFSMGLKDSAVGRERMIAHVAAIAEATELPVSADLENGFGHAPEIAAETIRMAAAAGAVGGSIEDATGRDDEPGGEPVYERAQAAERVRAAVEAARGLPFPFTLTARAENYLVGGPDLKDTIERLQAYQEAGADVLYAPGLRSKEDIAVVVRSVDRPVNVIMGLQGVALTVAELSAMGVKRISVGSALSRVALTAFLNASREMREQGTFTFAENG; from the coding sequence ATGGCGACTCAGATGGAAAAGGCGAAGGCGTTTCGAGCGTTGCATGAGCGGAGCGAAGCATTCGTGATTCCGAATCCATGGGATGCGGGGACTGCGCGGTTACTGGCGCATCTGGGCTTTGATGCACTGGCGACGACCAGCGCGGGGTATGCGTTTTCGATGGGCCTGAAGGATAGCGCGGTGGGCCGCGAGAGGATGATTGCGCACGTGGCGGCGATTGCGGAAGCAACAGAGCTGCCGGTGAGTGCCGATCTGGAGAATGGGTTCGGGCACGCACCGGAGATTGCGGCTGAGACGATCAGGATGGCTGCGGCGGCGGGAGCTGTAGGCGGATCGATTGAGGATGCGACGGGAAGAGACGATGAGCCGGGCGGTGAGCCGGTTTACGAGAGAGCGCAGGCGGCGGAGCGCGTGCGTGCGGCGGTGGAGGCTGCGCGTGGGCTACCGTTTCCGTTTACGCTGACGGCGCGTGCGGAGAACTATCTGGTGGGAGGGCCGGATCTGAAGGACACGATCGAACGGCTGCAGGCGTACCAGGAGGCAGGCGCGGATGTGTTGTATGCGCCGGGGCTTCGCAGCAAAGAGGACATTGCGGTGGTGGTGCGCTCTGTGGACCGGCCGGTGAACGTGATTATGGGGCTGCAGGGCGTGGCGCTGACGGTCGCGGAATTATCTGCGATGGGGGTGAAGAGAATCAGCGTGGGGAGTGCGTTGTCGCGGGTGGCGCTGACGGCGTTTCTTAACGCGTCGCGTGAGATGCGGGAGCAGGGCACGTTCACGTTTGCGGAAAATGGGTGA
- a CDS encoding gluconolaconase: MSLLHPNRPNSNPQAPHLDSLMPRAAIPGGSFEILGSHLLPVTNDGPQLAPQLPQLPAAAFGDTTAYFDLVRPNRALLRVPEGAIASDLTLRINGVTSNVLHANIGVPMADELHLVSNPAVDADGNLFAMISGPRGERTPVSIVRIGRDLQARPFARDLLNISALAFGPDSYLYASSRAEGTVYRISPEGDHISTFAEGMGIATGIAFDRDGNLFVGDRSGTIFKVGPYGSHNPGEVFVFATLEPSVAAYHLAFRDDGTLLVTAPSTSSNQPIYAIEPNGDTSIFYTGLGRPQGLALDSAGNIYVAASLHGRRGIIRITPDASNAELFIAGNDLVGLCFLDDGCAALATGATLFHVDLNITGRALV, encoded by the coding sequence ATGAGCCTGCTTCACCCCAACCGGCCAAACTCCAACCCTCAGGCTCCCCACCTCGATAGCCTCATGCCGCGCGCCGCCATCCCCGGCGGCAGCTTCGAGATCCTCGGCTCGCACCTGCTGCCCGTGACCAACGACGGCCCGCAGCTTGCACCCCAGCTCCCCCAACTTCCGGCCGCCGCCTTCGGCGACACAACCGCCTACTTCGATCTCGTGCGCCCCAATCGTGCGCTGCTTCGTGTGCCAGAGGGCGCCATCGCGAGTGATCTCACGCTCCGCATCAACGGCGTCACTTCCAACGTCCTGCACGCGAATATCGGCGTCCCCATGGCCGATGAGCTGCACCTCGTCTCCAATCCCGCAGTAGACGCCGACGGCAATCTCTTCGCCATGATCAGCGGGCCACGCGGCGAGCGCACGCCCGTCTCCATCGTCCGCATCGGCCGTGATCTACAAGCCAGGCCATTTGCTCGCGACCTCCTCAACATCTCCGCGCTCGCCTTCGGCCCGGACAGCTATCTCTACGCAAGCTCGCGCGCCGAAGGCACCGTCTACCGCATCTCGCCCGAAGGCGACCACATCTCCACCTTCGCCGAAGGCATGGGCATCGCCACCGGCATCGCGTTCGATCGCGACGGCAACCTCTTCGTCGGCGACCGCTCCGGCACCATCTTCAAGGTCGGCCCTTACGGCTCGCACAATCCCGGCGAGGTCTTCGTCTTCGCCACCCTCGAGCCCTCCGTCGCCGCCTACCACCTCGCCTTCCGCGACGACGGCACACTCCTCGTCACCGCGCCCAGCACCAGCTCCAACCAGCCGATCTACGCTATCGAGCCGAATGGCGACACCAGCATCTTCTATACCGGCCTCGGCCGCCCGCAGGGTCTCGCGCTGGACAGCGCCGGCAACATCTACGTGGCCGCCTCGCTGCATGGCCGCCGCGGCATCATCCGCATCACCCCCGATGCCTCCAACGCCGAGCTCTTCATCGCCGGCAACGACCTCGTCGGTCTCTGCTTCCTCGACGACGGCTGCGCCGCGCTCGCCACCGGCGCCACGCTCTTCCATGTCGACCTCAACATCACCGGCAGGGCGCTGGTATGA
- a CDS encoding phosphatidylglycerophosphatase A → MPAQLRKTTWAWTVATFFGAGFLKPGPGTYASTAAVALWLAAAFLLHHNTLHLLFATLIALALSIAIGIPAATRVALESGRKDPGFVVIDEVAGQLVALIAVRPDWPHALLALLLFRFFDILKPPPIRSLEALPNGTGIVVDDLGAGIYALIIVQLITHVLRH, encoded by the coding sequence ATGCCTGCGCAGCTCCGCAAAACAACCTGGGCCTGGACCGTTGCGACATTCTTCGGCGCCGGCTTCCTCAAGCCCGGCCCCGGAACCTATGCGTCCACCGCCGCCGTCGCACTTTGGCTGGCCGCAGCATTCCTACTGCATCACAACACGCTGCATCTCCTGTTTGCGACGCTGATTGCACTCGCGCTTTCCATCGCGATCGGCATTCCCGCCGCCACGCGCGTTGCGCTTGAGTCCGGCCGTAAAGACCCCGGCTTCGTGGTAATCGACGAGGTCGCAGGCCAGCTTGTCGCGTTGATCGCCGTCAGGCCTGATTGGCCGCACGCGCTGCTTGCACTTCTCCTTTTCCGCTTCTTCGACATCCTCAAGCCGCCGCCGATCCGCAGCCTCGAAGCACTCCCCAATGGAACGGGCATCGTCGTAGACGACCTAGGCGCCGGCATCTACGCGCTCATCATTGTGCAACTCATCACGCACGTCCTCCGTCATTAA
- the yacG gene encoding DNA gyrase inhibitor YacG, whose translation MTKPLLCPICKKPVDLASEDVPFCSERCRLIDLGKWASGDYKISSPALDPDLLEEIEEAELRAQRRREDEH comes from the coding sequence ATGACAAAACCTCTCCTCTGCCCCATCTGCAAAAAGCCCGTCGACCTCGCCAGCGAGGACGTTCCCTTCTGCTCCGAGCGCTGCCGTCTGATCGACCTCGGTAAGTGGGCCTCCGGCGATTACAAGATCTCCTCGCCCGCGCTTGATCCCGACCTTCTCGAAGAGATCGAGGAGGCGGAACTTCGCGCCCAGCGCCGCCGCGAAGACGAGCATTAA
- the rimO gene encoding 30S ribosomal protein S12 methylthiotransferase RimO: MQASSKTQNTTGAERPKVGFVSLGCPKNLVDSEVMMGLLHRGGAELTPRAEDAEILVVNTCSFIDSAKQESVDTILEMVEHKIANGGRAKRLIVAGCLVERYRDEIQKNIPGVDAVVGTGELESILEAAGLSRPAPEETNSPFTILTTAQIERHASSVNQHSRPESDSAQVLHETTSRPEGDAREAAGRFSREGWDGAHTALPTYLYTAETPRILTTPRASAYIKIAEGCDHPCSFCIIPQLRGKFRSRSIASIVAEAQSLIAQGVREITLIGQDTTCYGEDLAPDPATGKRPELANLLDALAPLPGLKWLRFLYAYPNKITTRLLEAIARHDNVAKYLDVPLQHASANVLRRMKRGGSADRFLQIIDKARSIVPGLVLRTSFIVGFPGETDEDFAELCKFAEAAKFDWLGVFSYSDEEGAQAFTHENKVPKRTIESRRRKLMRLQQKISAKAKKAWVGREVDLLVEGESEETELLWQGRTLDHAPEIDGKVLINDFGTYEELVPGTFYRAEITESHDYDVVARIIE; this comes from the coding sequence ATCCAGGCATCCAGCAAAACCCAGAACACCACCGGAGCCGAACGGCCCAAGGTTGGTTTCGTGTCGCTCGGCTGCCCTAAGAACCTCGTCGACTCCGAGGTGATGATGGGGCTGCTTCATCGCGGCGGCGCGGAGCTCACGCCTCGCGCTGAAGACGCCGAGATCCTCGTGGTCAACACCTGCAGCTTCATCGACTCGGCCAAGCAGGAGTCCGTCGACACCATCCTCGAAATGGTCGAGCACAAGATCGCCAACGGCGGCCGCGCGAAGAGATTGATTGTGGCCGGGTGCCTCGTCGAGCGCTATCGCGACGAGATTCAGAAAAACATTCCCGGGGTCGATGCAGTCGTCGGCACAGGCGAGCTCGAATCCATTCTCGAAGCTGCAGGCCTATCGCGCCCCGCACCCGAGGAAACGAACTCGCCGTTCACGATCCTTACGACAGCGCAGATCGAGCGCCACGCCTCCTCCGTGAATCAGCATTCGCGTCCGGAGAGCGACAGTGCACAAGTGCTGCACGAGACGACGAGCAGACCCGAAGGCGACGCACGCGAGGCCGCTGGCCGGTTCTCACGCGAGGGCTGGGACGGCGCGCACACGGCGCTGCCCACCTACCTCTACACTGCCGAGACACCGCGCATTCTCACCACACCGCGCGCGTCGGCCTATATCAAGATCGCCGAAGGCTGCGACCACCCGTGCAGCTTCTGCATCATTCCGCAGCTTCGCGGAAAATTCCGCTCGCGCTCCATCGCGTCCATCGTGGCCGAAGCGCAATCTCTCATCGCGCAAGGCGTGCGCGAGATCACGCTCATCGGCCAGGACACAACTTGCTACGGTGAAGACCTCGCGCCGGATCCAGCCACCGGGAAACGTCCGGAGCTCGCCAATCTGCTCGACGCCCTTGCTCCGCTGCCTGGCCTCAAGTGGCTGCGCTTCCTGTACGCGTATCCGAACAAGATCACCACACGCCTGCTCGAGGCCATCGCGCGCCACGACAACGTCGCGAAGTATCTTGACGTCCCTCTGCAGCATGCGAGCGCGAACGTCCTTCGCCGCATGAAGCGCGGAGGCAGCGCAGACCGCTTCCTGCAGATCATCGACAAAGCCCGCAGCATCGTCCCCGGGCTTGTCCTTCGTACGAGCTTCATCGTCGGATTTCCTGGTGAAACGGACGAAGACTTCGCCGAGCTCTGCAAGTTTGCTGAGGCTGCGAAGTTCGATTGGCTGGGAGTCTTCTCCTACTCGGATGAAGAGGGCGCGCAGGCGTTCACGCACGAGAACAAAGTGCCGAAGCGCACGATTGAATCCCGCCGCCGCAAGCTGATGAGGCTGCAGCAGAAGATTTCCGCGAAGGCAAAGAAAGCCTGGGTCGGTCGTGAGGTTGACCTCCTCGTCGAAGGCGAATCGGAAGAGACCGAGCTCCTCTGGCAGGGCCGCACACTGGACCACGCACCGGAGATCGACGGCAAAGTCCTGATCAACGATTTCGGCACGTACGAAGAGCTCGTTCCCGGCACCTTCTACCGCGCCGAGATCACCGAATCGCACGACTACGATGTCGTCGCCCGTATCATCGAGTGA